From the Bradyrhizobium ontarionense genome, the window CCACTGGCTTTGTCCTGGCGAATGCTGCCAATGGTCACCCGCGCGGCGTGAGATCGGTCTATCCTCCGTCATTGCGAGCGAAGCGAAGCAATCCAGGGCTGCGCGTGCGGCCCTGGATTGCTTCGTCGCTTCGCTCCTCGCAATGACGGTGGCGAGACATGTGTTCCCTTTCTCGCGGCGCCTTTCGCGTCCGAGCTTTGCCGATGGACCTACCCTCTCCAAACAGAGGGCACGGGGAATGCCGGGCGCTGGCCGCACCCATGGCCCGCCAGCTGAAAAAAATGCTGGCGGCAGGAACCACAGGTTCAGCCGAGAACACCCGGCATTCCCCGCGCAATGGTTGGAACGGCTGCTTCGCGTTCTCCCCGGTGCTCCGGGCTTTTTGGCCACCGTCATCGGCACCGCGCGCCTTGCGCATCAGCACCAACTTGGCATCAGCGTCGGGATGCCAGGACCACGCGACTTGACCGTGCGCATCGTTGCCGTTCGTCGGCGCGGACAAAACCACGCTGCAGCATCGACACGCCCACCGCATCCCGCCTCAACGTCCGTGACGACCGCGAAGCGCCCCTCTGATCGAGACGGGATGCGGATATACAATCATGATTTCTGGTAAAAAGAAATAGTTTTTTTTTCCGAAGCGAGTGAATGAGAGGATGTGCTTGGGCCGGCTCGCGAAATGAGTCCTTGGGGGCGGTCCCGACGGCGCCAATCGGAAGACCATCGCGTAAGGGATTGGCGTCGTCCGCCGTCTTGGCGCTATTGTCGGCGATCTGATGACATCGTCGATGTGTTCGAGCCGGGCGTGGCGGATGACGCTGCGCTCATCCGCCCAGCGGGCTAGCCTCGTCGCCAAACTTGAGGACGTTCATGCCAAAGAGAATGACGCTGAAGTTGCTCGACGCTTTCGCAGATCAATCATGGTCCTATGAAACCTTCTCGCCCGACGGCCGATGGCATCTGGTCTGCCCGCATTGTCGTGCGATCGTTCTGCTCTTCGAGGGCCTCTCACCGGTGGACAGGGGCGAAATCGCGCGCTTGCATCATGCGAATTCAGCCGAGGCGATCAAGATGCTCACGCGCGTGTCGGGGGGTGACGTTCATCAGGCGAAGGCCAACGTCCTTCATATGCGGGACGCCGAGTCACGGTGTCACAACTGCAAGCAAGAGATCCCAAGAGGGGCCTTGCTCTGCAGTCGGTGTATGGCGGTCAATCTGGATTGGTGACCGCGCGCGGCGGATCAGGCCGTGCTGATCCTCCCCACCGGCTGCCATCCGCATCATAATTTCAGAACGAGAGCAACGCGCAATGTATTCGACGGTCAAGACGCTTGAAAGCATCAATGGCCGCGAGCGCGTGCTAATTTTGCGCCGACCAGATGGAGCTTATACGTATCAAAGGCAGTGGTTGTCGGCGAGCTTGCCCAATGACGATCCGGACAGCCCCATCATTCTTGCGGGCGAGCAACTCGAAGGCGAATGGGGACCGCCGGGTCCCGATTGCGGAATCTATGACACTGCAGAGACAGCCGAGAACGAGGCGCGAGGGCTTGTGCCGTGGTTGGCGGACGTTCGTTAAAGCCAACCAGCGCCGGTTTGGAGATGCGGCATCTGTCGGTGTTCGCGCCGGGCGCGACGGATGACACTTCGCTCATTCGTCGCATGTAGTGCCCAATGAGTTACTCCGTCATGCCCGGGCTTGTCCCGGGCATCCACGTCGTACAGAGAGTGCCGAACGACGTGGATGGCCGGGACAAGCCCGGCCATGACGACTGGAAGCAGACGGGCGCAAAATGTGGAGCGCCATAGGGCGAAAGCCTGCTGCAAGTGGGGGAAGGTTTCCAGCCGGCGCCCGCGGGCCTCAGAAAATGCATTCCAGCCGTTGCCTCCAGCGGGACGGGGGGACGCGACCGGGGCGCCGCATTTTAGCCGCAAGCAACGCGAGCAGACGTTCCGCTTCAAACTAGCCCCTCGATGCTCTAGAAGCCCCCCATGCTCGGACGTATTTTCACTGTCGGCGGCTATACGCTGCTGTCTCGGCTCACCGGCTTTGCCCGCGACATCATGCTGGCGGCGATTCTTGGCGCCGGGCCGGTGGCGGACGCGTTTTTCGTCGCGTTCCGGCTGCCCAACCATTTTCGCGCGATCTTCGCCGAGGGGGCGTTCAACGCCGCTTTCGTGCCGGCCTATGCGCATGTCCATGGCGAGAAGGGGCCGGCCTCGGCGAGCCTGTTTGCCGACCGCATCTTCACGCTGCTGCTGGCGTCGCAGGTGGTGCTGCTGATCCTGGCCTGGCTGTTCATGCCGCAGGCGATGACGTTGCTGGCGCCGGGCTTCGGCGACGACCCGGCGCAGCGGGAACTGGCGATCACGCTGACGCGCATCACCTTTCCCTATCTGCTGCTGATCACGCTGGTGACGCTGTATGGCGGCATGCTCAACGTGATGCAGCGCTTCGCCAGCGCAGCCGCCGCCTCGATCTTCCTCAATCTCGCGATGATGGCGACCCTGGCGCTCGCGGCGTTCTTCCCCAATGCCGGGCATGCCGCGGCCTGGGGCGTGCTGATCTCCGGCTTCCTGCAGTATGTCCTGCTGGCCGGCGATCTCGCCCGCCATGGCGGCCTGCCGCGCTTTGCGCCGCTGAAGCTCGATGAGGACATCCGCGCCTTCTTCCGGGCGCTGGGACCGGCCACGCTGGGCTCGATGGGGACGCAGGTCGCGATGTTCGCCGACACCATCATCGCGACCTTCCTGCCGGCCGGTGCGCTGTCGGCGCTGTACTACGCCGACCGGCTCAACCAGCTGCCGATCGGGGTGATCGGCATCGCCATCGGCACCGTGCTGCTGCCGGAGATGTCGCGGCGGCTCACCGCGAACGATCATGACGGCGCCATGGAGCAGCAGCGCCGCGCCTTCGACTTCACGCTCTTGTTCTCGGTCCCCTTCGTGGCGGCCTTCCTGGCGGTGCCCGACGTCATCACGCGCGCGATGTTCGCGCGCGGCGCCTTCACTAGGGGGGATGCGGCGGCGGCCGGCGCGACGCTGGCGGCCTATGCGGTCGGCCTCATTCCCTTCGTGATGATCCGCAGCGCGGTGTCCACCTTCTACGCGCGCAAGGACACGGCGACCCCGGTCAAGGCGTCGCTCACCGGCCTCAGCGTCAACGTGCTGCTGAAGGTGCTGCTGATGGGCTCGCTGGCCCAGGTCGGCCTGGCGCTGGCGACGGCGGTGGGGGCGTGGATCAATCTGCTGCTGGTGCTCGGCTTTGCCGTGCACAAGGGCTATCTCCGCTTCGATCGGCGGCTCACCTCGTCGCTGCTCAAATTCGCCGGCACCGGCGTGGTGCTCGCGGCTGCGCTGTGGCTGACCGCTCGCTACGGCGCAGGCCATCTCGCAGTCCTCGGCCGCATGCAGGACGAGGCGCTGCTCGGCGTGCTGATCGTGGTCGGGGCCGTCATCTATGCGGGCGCGATCCTCGCGCTGTTCGGCCCGCGCTGGCTCAAGGTGCTCGTGCGGCGTTGATCCGTTGCAGTGCGGCATGAGGCCGCGGCCCACGCTGGCCGAGAGTTGACCACTCGTTTTCCGGCGCCGACCATATGGCGTTTGCGCGGGTCGTCGATCCGCTGCAATATGGCGCCAATATCGCCAAAGCGAAGCGGGAAGTGAAACAGATGGCTGCTCCAATCAAGTTCGGCGTCGGACAAAGCGTTCTCCGGAAAGAGGATGACGCGCTGATTCGCGGCAAGGGCCGCTATACCGACGATCTCGCGCCATCGGCCGCTTTGCATGCGCTGGTGCTGCGCTCGCCGCACGCGCATGCCAAATTCACCATCGATGTCGCTGCGGCGCGGCTGCTGCCGGGCGTGGCGCTGATCCTGACGGCGGAGGACACCGCGGAACTTGGCGGGCTGCCCTGCCTGTTCAACCTGGAAACCGATCCGTTCACCGCGCCTGTTTATCCGATCCTCGCCAAGGACGAGGTGCGTCACGTCGGCGATGCCATCGCCTTCGTCGTCGCCGACACGCTCGATCATGCGCGCGATGCGTTGGAGGCGATCCAGGTCGCGTGGACGACGCTGCCGGCGGTCACCGGCGTCGTCAATGCGATCAAGTCCGACGCGCCGCAGGTGTGGGCCGAGCACAAGGGCAACGTGCTGTTCGACGTCTCGATCGGCGACAAGGCCGCGGTCGAGGCCGCCTTTGCGAAAGCGCATGCGGTGGCCGAGATCCGCATCGTCAATCCGCGCGTGGTGGCGAGCTTCATGGAGACGCGCGCCGCGGTCTGCGAATACGACGTCAAGCGCGACCATCTGACCTTGACGGCCGGCAGCCAGGGCAGCCACCGCCTGCGCGACATTCTGTGCCAGAACGTCCTGAAGATCCCGACCGAGAAGATGCGGGTGATCTGCCCCGATGTCGGCGGCGGCTTCGGCACCAAGCTGTTCCCCTACCGCGAATACGCGCTGCTGGCGGTCGCGGCGCGCCGCCTGCGCAAGTCGGTGCGCTGGGCGGCCGATCGCTCCGAACATTTCATGGGCGACGCCCAGGGCCGCGACAACGTCACCACAGCGAAGATGGCGCTGGCCCCGGACGGCAAGTTCCTGGCGATGGATGTCGATCTGATGGGCGACATGGGCGCCTATCTCTCGACCTTCGCGCCCTATATCCCGCATGGCGGCGCCGGCATGCTGCCGGGGCTCTACGACGTCCAGGCGTTCCACTGCCGGGTGCGCACCATCTTCACCCACACCGTTCCGGTCGACGCCTATCGCGGCGCGGGCCGCCCCGAAGCTGCCTACGTCATCGAGCGCCTGGTCGATGCCTGCGCGCGCAAGCTCGATCTGAGCGTCGATGCCGTCAGGCGCAAGAACTTCATCGCGCCGCGCGCGCTGCCCTACAAGACCGCGACCGGCAAAGTGTATGACTCCGGCGACTTCAACGCGCATCTCAAGCGCGCGATGGAGATCGCCGAGTGGAAAGAGTTTCCGAAGCGCGCCAAGGCGGCCAAGAAGAACGAGCTGATCCGCGGCATCGGGCTCGCGAGCTATGTCGAGGTCTGCGGCGTGATGGGCGAGGAGACCGCTAATGTGCGGCTCGACCCCAACGGAGACGTCACCATCCTGATCGGCACGCAGTCGAGCGGGCAGGGCCACCAGACCGCCTATGCCCAGATCGTCGCCGAGCAGTTCGGCCTTGCGCCGGAGCGCGTGCACATCCACCAGGGCGATACCCAGGAGATCGCGACCGGCCTCGGCACCGGCGGCTCGGCCTCGATTCCCTCGGGCGGCGTCAGCGTGCAGCGCGCCACCCATGAGCTCGGCGACAAGCTCAAGCAGATCGCCGCCGAGGCGCTGGAAGCAGGGCTGGGCGATCTCGAGATCGCCGACGGGCGGGTGCGGGTGGCCGGCACCGACCGCACGATCTCTTTCGCCGATCTCGCCAAGCGTCCCGGCGTCGATCCCGCCAAGCTCAACGGCAGTGCCACCTTCGCCAGCGCCGACGGCACCTATCCGAACGGCACGCATGTGGCGGAGGTCGAGATCGATCCCGCGACCGGCATCATCAAGGTCGTGAACTACGTCATCGTCGACGATTTCGGCGTGACGCTGAATCCGCTGCTGCTGGCCGGCCAGGTGCACGGCGGCGCGGTGCAGGGCATCGGCCAGGCGCTGATGGAGCAGGTGGTCTACAGCAACTCCGATGCGCAGCTGGTGACCGGCAGCTTCATGGACTATGCGCTGCCGCGCGCGGCCGATGCGCCGTCCTTCACCTTCGAGACCCACAACGTGCCCTGCAAGACCAATCCGATGGGCGTCAAGGGCGCCGGCGAAGCGGGCGCGATCGGCTCATGTCCGGCCGTGGTCAACGCGATCGTCGAGGCACTCTGGCGCGAGTACAAGATCGATCACATCGACATGCCGGCGACCCCCGAGCGCGTGTGGATCGCGATCCGGGAGCAGCATCGCCGTCATAGTCTCTGACTAGTCTTCGCGGGGATCTCCGATATCCGCCTCAATTCCGGAATAACCCCCCGGAGTTGGGGTTGACTGATGGCAACGACCCGTCCAGGTGGGCGGGACGAGATTGTGACAACAAAGGAGCGAATTGATGAAGCGGACTGTCGTGGCTGTCGCAGCTTTGCTGCTAGGGGCCGGAGCCGTGATGGCGCAGCAGGATCTGGTCAAGCATAGCCAGGACACGATGAAGGCCAACGCCAAGAACCTCGGCGGTGTTCTGATCGCCATGGTGAAGGGCGAGAAGCCGTACGACCAGGCCGCGGTCAATGCCGCTCTTGCGCAGCTCGACGAGACGGCCAAGAAGCTGCCGATGATGTATCCCGCGAGCGTCAAGGGTGCGAAGTTCGAGGGCGATTACAGCCCCTCGCCGAAGATCTGGGAAGACCAGGCCGGCTTCAAGGCCAAGATCGACGGCTTCGCCAAGGTGGTCGTCGAGGCCAAGGCCAAGATCAAGGATCTCGACAGCCTCAAGGCGACGGCGCCGGCGATCGGCAAGGAGTGCGGCGGCTGCCACGAGACCTTCCGGCTCAAGGCCAGCTGACCTGATGTGATCTCATGCGAGGGGCGAACGCGTGCTGCGCGTTCGCCCCGTTTGTTTGTGCGCCCGGGCGTCCTGTCGTATCGATCGCCGTCGATGTCCAGCGGCTTGCGGCCAACCGACGACATCCTCCCCGCCGTGACGGAGCGACCATGCTGCGACGCCTTCTGCTTGCTGTCTGTGTGCTCGGCGCCGCCGGCCTGGCGGTATTCTGGTGGCTGACCAGCCCCGCGACCGTGGCGCTCGCGGCTGCGGCGCGAGCGCCGGATCTCGCCAACGGGCAGGAGATGTTCAACATTGGCGGCTGCTCGTCATGCCATGCTGTACCGAACCAGCCGGATCGCCTGAAGCTCGGCGGCGGGCTGCCGCTGACATCTCCGTTCGGCACGTTCTACGCGCCCAACATCTCGCCGGACCCGAATGACGGTATCGGACGCTGGAGCGAGGCCGATTTCGTGAATGCAGTCGTCAGGGGCGTCTCGCCCGGCGGCAGCCACTACTATCCGGCGTTTCCCTATACCTCCTATGCGGCGGCGAAGGTCGACGACATCAGCGATCTCTTCGCCTACATGAAGACGCTGCCGGCCGTCGCTGGTCCCTCGCGCACGCACGAGCTGCCATTCCCGTTCAACATCCGCCGCACCGTCGGCGTCTGGAAGCTGCTGTTCTTCAACGACAGACCGTTCGTGGCGGACGGCTCGCGCTCCGCCGAATGGAATCGCGGCGCCTATCTCGTCAACACCCTCGGTCATTGCGCGGAATGCCACAGCCCCCGCAATCCGCTTGGCGGCATCAAGACTGCGCAGCGCTTTGCCGGCGGGCCGGAGCCGGAAGGCCAGGGCTTCGTGCCGAACATCACCCAGAAGGGGCTGTCCGACTGGAGCGAGAGCGACATCAGCTATTTCCTCGAGACCGGGCAGCTGCCGGACGGCGACAACGCGGGCGGGTCGATGGCGCGCGTGATCCGCAATACGTCGCAGCTGAGCGCCGACGATCGCAAGGCGATGGCGGTCTATCTGAAATCCCTGCCGCCGGTCGAAGGACCGCCGAAGCCGAAGAAGCCGGTGGGCTGAGCCGCCCGACGACAGCTAGATCGGCTTGAAGCTGCCGTCGCTCTGGATCACCGTCAGCGATACCGGCGGCGGATTCTCCTTGCGGGCGTTGCCGAAGCTCACGATTAGGCCGCCAATGTCGAATTGGCCGACCTCGTTGATGATCCTGAGCAGCTCGGCACGGGTCGGGTTGGGCCCGGTCATCGCCAGCGCCCGCGCCACCAGACGGCCGGTGATGTAGCCCTCCAGCCCGATGAAGTCCGGCGTCTGGCTGGGGTCGAGGGCCTTCATCGCGGCCTGGTAGTCGGCGACGACGCGGCGGTCGGTGTCCCATGGGAACGGGACCACTTCCGACACGATGACGCCGCGGCCCTCCGGACCGAGCTCCTTGGCGAGCGCGTTGCCGCCGACGAAGGACACCGCCGTGAAGGTCGGATTGAAGCCGCTGCGATGCGACATCTTGATGAACTCGGCACATGGGCCATAGGTGCCGACCAGGATCACCGCCTCCGGTTCGGCGCGCCGGATGACCTTCAACGCCGCGCCGACCGCCCGCGTGTTGCGCTCGAACGTGCCTTCAGCGGCCAGCTCCAGGCCGCGGCGATCGAGATAGGTCTTTACGCCGGCCAGCACGTCGCGGCCGAACGCGTCATCCTGATAGAAGATCGCGATTCGCGTCAGGCGAAGCTCTTCCGTGAGATATTTGATCGAGGCCTCGGCTTCCGCCGCGTAGCTCGCGCGGATGTTCACGACGTTCTGAAACTCGGGCGCGCGCAGGAATTCGGCACCGGAGATCGGCCCGATGAAGGGCACGTCGTTCGAGGCCGCGATCGGCGCGGTGGCCATTGCCGTCGGCGTGCCGACGGCGCCGATCAGCGCGAACACCTTGTCCTCATAGATCAGCTTGATGGTCTCGACCACCGAGCGATCGGGGTCGTAGCCGTCGTTGCGGCTCGCCAGCTTCAGCCTGCGTCCGTAGACGCCGCCCTTGGCGTTCAGCTCGCTGAACGCGGCCAGCAGGCCCTGACGCGCCGCCTGGCCGAGTGCCGCAGACGGGCCTTCGAGCGCAGCGACCTGACCAAACAGGATCGAGTCGTTGGTGACGCCGAGTTCGTCCGCACTCG encodes:
- the murJ gene encoding murein biosynthesis integral membrane protein MurJ; its protein translation is MLGRIFTVGGYTLLSRLTGFARDIMLAAILGAGPVADAFFVAFRLPNHFRAIFAEGAFNAAFVPAYAHVHGEKGPASASLFADRIFTLLLASQVVLLILAWLFMPQAMTLLAPGFGDDPAQRELAITLTRITFPYLLLITLVTLYGGMLNVMQRFASAAAASIFLNLAMMATLALAAFFPNAGHAAAWGVLISGFLQYVLLAGDLARHGGLPRFAPLKLDEDIRAFFRALGPATLGSMGTQVAMFADTIIATFLPAGALSALYYADRLNQLPIGVIGIAIGTVLLPEMSRRLTANDHDGAMEQQRRAFDFTLLFSVPFVAAFLAVPDVITRAMFARGAFTRGDAAAAGATLAAYAVGLIPFVMIRSAVSTFYARKDTATPVKASLTGLSVNVLLKVLLMGSLAQVGLALATAVGAWINLLLVLGFAVHKGYLRFDRRLTSSLLKFAGTGVVLAAALWLTARYGAGHLAVLGRMQDEALLGVLIVVGAVIYAGAILALFGPRWLKVLVRR
- a CDS encoding c-type cytochrome encodes the protein MKRTVVAVAALLLGAGAVMAQQDLVKHSQDTMKANAKNLGGVLIAMVKGEKPYDQAAVNAALAQLDETAKKLPMMYPASVKGAKFEGDYSPSPKIWEDQAGFKAKIDGFAKVVVEAKAKIKDLDSLKATAPAIGKECGGCHETFRLKAS
- a CDS encoding ABC transporter substrate-binding protein — protein: MKWLSKFWTSIIVILVAGVLLPATTSADELGVTNDSILFGQVAALEGPSAALGQAARQGLLAAFSELNAKGGVYGRRLKLASRNDGYDPDRSVVETIKLIYEDKVFALIGAVGTPTAMATAPIAASNDVPFIGPISGAEFLRAPEFQNVVNIRASYAAEAEASIKYLTEELRLTRIAIFYQDDAFGRDVLAGVKTYLDRRGLELAAEGTFERNTRAVGAALKVIRRAEPEAVILVGTYGPCAEFIKMSHRSGFNPTFTAVSFVGGNALAKELGPEGRGVIVSEVVPFPWDTDRRVVADYQAAMKALDPSQTPDFIGLEGYITGRLVARALAMTGPNPTRAELLRIINEVGQFDIGGLIVSFGNARKENPPPVSLTVIQSDGSFKPI
- a CDS encoding c-type cytochrome gives rise to the protein MLRRLLLAVCVLGAAGLAVFWWLTSPATVALAAAARAPDLANGQEMFNIGGCSSCHAVPNQPDRLKLGGGLPLTSPFGTFYAPNISPDPNDGIGRWSEADFVNAVVRGVSPGGSHYYPAFPYTSYAAAKVDDISDLFAYMKTLPAVAGPSRTHELPFPFNIRRTVGVWKLLFFNDRPFVADGSRSAEWNRGAYLVNTLGHCAECHSPRNPLGGIKTAQRFAGGPEPEGQGFVPNITQKGLSDWSESDISYFLETGQLPDGDNAGGSMARVIRNTSQLSADDRKAMAVYLKSLPPVEGPPKPKKPVG
- a CDS encoding xanthine dehydrogenase family protein molybdopterin-binding subunit, translating into MAAPIKFGVGQSVLRKEDDALIRGKGRYTDDLAPSAALHALVLRSPHAHAKFTIDVAAARLLPGVALILTAEDTAELGGLPCLFNLETDPFTAPVYPILAKDEVRHVGDAIAFVVADTLDHARDALEAIQVAWTTLPAVTGVVNAIKSDAPQVWAEHKGNVLFDVSIGDKAAVEAAFAKAHAVAEIRIVNPRVVASFMETRAAVCEYDVKRDHLTLTAGSQGSHRLRDILCQNVLKIPTEKMRVICPDVGGGFGTKLFPYREYALLAVAARRLRKSVRWAADRSEHFMGDAQGRDNVTTAKMALAPDGKFLAMDVDLMGDMGAYLSTFAPYIPHGGAGMLPGLYDVQAFHCRVRTIFTHTVPVDAYRGAGRPEAAYVIERLVDACARKLDLSVDAVRRKNFIAPRALPYKTATGKVYDSGDFNAHLKRAMEIAEWKEFPKRAKAAKKNELIRGIGLASYVEVCGVMGEETANVRLDPNGDVTILIGTQSSGQGHQTAYAQIVAEQFGLAPERVHIHQGDTQEIATGLGTGGSASIPSGGVSVQRATHELGDKLKQIAAEALEAGLGDLEIADGRVRVAGTDRTISFADLAKRPGVDPAKLNGSATFASADGTYPNGTHVAEVEIDPATGIIKVVNYVIVDDFGVTLNPLLLAGQVHGGAVQGIGQALMEQVVYSNSDAQLVTGSFMDYALPRAADAPSFTFETHNVPCKTNPMGVKGAGEAGAIGSCPAVVNAIVEALWREYKIDHIDMPATPERVWIAIREQHRRHSL